One Oxyura jamaicensis isolate SHBP4307 breed ruddy duck unplaced genomic scaffold, BPBGC_Ojam_1.0 oxyUn_random_OJ72894, whole genome shotgun sequence genomic window, GCCCCCCCAGCCACCCCTTTCCCCATACCCTAGCCCAGCCCCTTCCAGGCAACCCGCGGGGCTTTTCCCACCATGCCCCTTCCCCGACTTCCTGCTGGGCCAACCTGGCCCTTGCTCCTGGTGCCGACGTGTCCCTTGGTCCCAATCCCATCAAAAATTaacccccagcctccccaggcGGAGAAGGCACTGACCCAAGCAGGGCCGCCTCCGTCAGCACCTTTTGGTCCCCTTTtgaccacaaaaaaataattgctaaaaTTTAACCTGATGGTGCCCGTGAAGGCCACATGTTGGCCAGGGCCAGAAGCCCCCTCTCCAGGATGCCCACCTCTTCGGGTACACCAGGTGAGGCAGGTTGGTTCCAGATTCACCCTGCCCCTCTCCAAaagctgccttcctcccccagaAAATCGATgctgagggaaagaaagaaaaaaaaaaaaaaaaaaagagagagagagagagaaaggaaaaaagttttattttttgcgGGTCCCAGATTTCTGGATTTTCCCCCCCCGCCTTTGCCTTATCCCTTTGGAAAACCACCAGAAAAAGGACGTCAAACGTTAACCAAAGCCACCGTTGGCTGGGTTATATAGGAGACCATCCTGCACAGACActgcaggagggagagaagagttTCTGGGGTGAAATCTATCCCTTTTGGGGCTCTGCCAGTGAGTGGGTGTGCATGGCTGGGGTGGCCATCGCAGGGCACTCCCGGGGGCTCGCGGTGGCAGCATGGCTTTTGCCGACCTCCTGGAGCATGTTGGGAGCATGGGGCGCTTCCAGGTGGCCTCGGTAATCCTCCTGGCCATGCCCGTCCTCATGATGGCCAGCCACAATCTTCTGCAGAACTTCACGGCTGCCACCAGCGACCACCACTGCCGGCTCCGCTGGGAGGTCAATGCCACCAGCCTTGACCCCCAGGACCTGCTGCGGGTCTCAGTCCCCCGTGGCGAGTCGTGCCGGCGCTTTGTGACTCCGCAGTGGTGGCTTCTGGAGGCCAATGGCTCGGCCCCCAACGACAGCTGGTTGGAGACGGAGCCCTGCCACGATGGCTGGACCTATGACCGCAGCATTTTCACCAGCACCATCATCACGGAGGTAGGGCAGAGGCAGTGGTGGGggtgggatttggggctggTGGCACATTTCACCCACTCGTGGGCATGGTTCCTACCTGGGGGCACCGGTGAAGGGTCTGCTGCCATCATGACATTGGCTTCTTCCAACTAGAGCATCTTCCTCATTCAACCCTCGGTGGAGGCGCTCAATGCTGCGGAGACCTGGCACAAGAAAGGGAGGGATAAGGGAGCTGGTTTTGACTCTCAAGAGAGGGTCAAAAAGGGGCTGGATGAACCCATGAAGGTGTCTTCCAACTATGGGGATTCTGGGAAGGGTGGCCATGTTTATTGGCATCATCTTGGCATTTCTTTCCATTGGCCGTTACGTTGGATCAACCCTACCAGCTGCCGTGGCTGTTGGCCATGGTGTTGGATTAACCCTACCAGCCGCTGTGGCCAGTCTTGGggggcagcagagaggcagggggTGGTCCCCCCCGATCCCTCTCCCACCCCCACATCCTTGCCCCTCGGCAGTGGGATCTGGTGTGCAGCTCCCGGGGCTTGAAGCAGTTGGCCCAGTCACTCTACATGGCCGGCGTCTTGGTGGGCGGCATCATCTTCGGGGGCCTCTCGGACAGGTGAGAGGGGCCACCTTGTCCCCGGGGGTGTGTAGGAGGGAACAGGGGGTGTAGAGGTGGGGCAGCATCATGAGGGCCACCTAACCCCCTTCTCCTGGCCAGGTTTGGCCGCCGGTCGCTGCTCACCTGGTGCTACCTGCAGATGGGCGTCATGGGGACATGCTCCTCCTTTGCCCCCACTTTCACCGTCTACTGCCTCTTCCGCTTCCTCACGGGCATGGCCTTCTCCGGCATCGTCCTCAACAGTGTCTCGCTCTGTATGTGgtcacccccagccccaaggcATCCATACCTAGGTTGTCTTCCCAGCCTGCTCCAAGTCACACGCACGTGTCTCAGCAGCCCTGGAGTGGATGCCCACTCGTACGCGGGCACTCGTGGGGACCTTCATGGGTTACTGCTACACCACCGGGCAGTTCCTGCTGGCTGGCATCGCTTATGCTGTCCCTGACTGGCGGTGGTTGCAGCTCACGGTGTCACTGCCCTTCTTTGGATTCTTCCTCTACTCATGgtgaggaggagagggggaagggaTGGAGGTATGGCTGGAGGGATGGGTGGGAGGGTGTAGGGTTGATGGGTGGTACAGGGGTGGGTGGGTGAGTGGGTGGTTGGTTGGATGGATGAGTAGATGATTGGGTGGATGATTGGCTGGATGGGTGAATGGTTGGTTGTTTGGATGGGTGGATGGTTGCATGAAGGGGTGGCTTGCTTGTGGAAGGGTCAGACGGAGGGATGATCCTTGTGGGATGCGTctgccctccctctcctccccaggtGGTTAACAGAGTCAGCTCGCTGGATGGTCATGGTGGGAAAGTCCCAGCAGGCCTTGAAGGAGCTCCAGAAAGTGGCCAGGAtaaatgggaagaaagaggaaggggacAAGCTAGACATAGAAGTAAGAGGCTCTGACCAGGGCATCTCTGGTGTGTTTTGTAGGGTGGTGGAAGGTTCTCCACCCAGGTattccccctctgctcctctgccttgCCCCCCACAAGCAACCTCAGTGCCCCATCCCCACCTCAGAGGCCCTCTCTTCCCCCGCCAGGCCTTAAAGTCCTACATGCAGAAGGAGATGGCCTCATCGAGGAGCCACCACACAGTGTTTGACCTGGTCCGGACGCCTGTCGTGCGCCGCATCTCTTGCTGCCTCTGCTTCGTGT contains:
- the LOC118160006 gene encoding solute carrier family 22 member 6-A-like, translating into MAFADLLEHVGSMGRFQVASVILLAMPVLMMASHNLLQNFTAATSDHHCRLRWEVNATSLDPQDLLRVSVPRGESCRRFVTPQWWLLEANGSAPNDSWLETEPCHDGWTYDRSIFTSTIITEWDLVCSSRGLKQLAQSLYMAGVLVGGIIFGGLSDRFGRRSLLTWCYLQMGVMGTCSSFAPTFTVYCLFRFLTGMAFSGIVLNSVSLSLEWMPTRTRALVGTFMGYCYTTGQFLLAGIAYAVPDWRWLQLTVSLPFFGFFLYSWWLTESARWMVMVGKSQQALKELQKVARINGKKEEGDKLDIEALKSYMQKEMASSRSHHTVFDLVRTPVVRRISCCLCFVWFSTSFAYYGLAMDLQNFDFNIYVIQLVFGAVDFPAKLVSVLTITFIGRRFTQSLALILAGLAILANILVPRELRMLRTTMAVFGKGCLAASFNCVFLYTGELYPTVIRQTGMGLANTMARLGSIMAPLVKMVGEVFPVLPFIIYGAAPVLSGLVAIFLPETRDMALPESVEEVEDRWDGRDGGWGGTSPRAFILSIPPPSLGPVFNLSLTPSSKLSRIFLGLSLAPSTT